GTGAGCAGCAGCTGGAGGCAGGATTGCAGAAGCAGTACGACGTAGGCGTTGTTGCTGTGGCGAACTTCCTTTACTCCTCCAAGGGTGAGCAGTTTCTTCTGAATAGCATTCAGCAGAAAAACTACACGCCTTATTACAGCCAGCAGAAGAGTCTTCAGGCTGTCCGCAGTGCCATCATTCTTGATTCTGCGGATGGCAAGCTATCCAGCTACGGCATGATGGCGAAGCTGCCCACCGATCAGCGTCTGCAAGGTGCCATGCAGGTGTGTGATGTCAATGACATCAATAACAGCCAGCGCTCCACCTCATTACTGAGTTGGTATATGAATACGCCCGCCTGCATCTCGGCCTACACCGCTCAGCAGGCCGAGGCCCCAGCCAGTCCTGCGCCTGCGGTGCGCGGTCTTTGGTGAGATCAGCAGCTACGGCGAGCGATCAGTCGTTGATGCTGAAGCCGCTGCGGTAAGCGGCATCCCACACGCTGCTGGAGTTCGCGCTCCAGCAGCTTCAATTGGGCAGATTGGAGCAGCTGGCTCAATCGCTGGCGGTAGGTCGCCTGGGCGCCGAGCCAGCGCTCGATCACTCCGGTCGTGAGCTTGAGCTCGAGCGGTTCTTCCCAGCTCTGCCAGCTCACGCTCCAGCCGCGTTGTTCCAGACCTATCTGCAGATCGCCGCGATCCGGTGGTGTGTTGAGCCAGGTTTGCTCCATCGCCAGGAGGGGTTCCAACACGCTGCGCAACTCAGCTGATGCATCCGCGAGGGCGAGCAGGGCTGCGGCGGGTCCGAGAACGGGCTGGCTGAACAGCAGCCGCATCTGGGCCTTCGGCGCGGCGAGTTGGTTGAGTTGGTCGAGAGTGGCGGCGAGTTGGACCCCGCTCTGTTCCCGGAAGGGGTGCCGCGCCGCGATCCACTCAAACGTGGTGCCTGTTTCCAGGGCTCCAGCCAGATCCTGAGTGCTGCAACCGATCACGCGGGGC
This sequence is a window from Synechococcus sp. HK05. Protein-coding genes within it:
- a CDS encoding alpha/beta hydrolase, which codes for MLKALLPLAGVGVVLAVGPAQAIPLTARTVCVNCLGPRSNTLSPIGGTPRIDNPVPKNLTDLSGWSEQQLEAGLQKQYDVGVVAVANFLYSSKGEQFLLNSIQQKNYTPYYSQQKSLQAVRSAIILDSADGKLSSYGMMAKLPTDQRLQGAMQVCDVNDINNSQRSTSLLSWYMNTPACISAYTAQQAEAPASPAPAVRGLW